A single window of Nicotiana sylvestris chromosome 3, ASM39365v2, whole genome shotgun sequence DNA harbors:
- the LOC138887988 gene encoding uncharacterized protein, whose translation MDVIGPIEPKASNGHRFILVSIDYFTKWVEAITLKAVTKKAVVDFVHSNIICCFGTPATIITDNAENLNSNLMREISNGVVGAANKNIKKILRKMIQSSRQWHEKLPFALLGYRTTVRTSVGATSYLLVYGTEVVIPAEVEIPSLRIIVEAEIEDSEWVKAHLEQLTLIDEKQMVAFCHGQLYQQRMARAYNKKVWPRNFEVGQLVLRRILPHHQEAKGKFSPN comes from the exons atggatgttattgggccgatcgagccaaaagcttcaaacgggcatagattcatattggtttccatcgactacttcacgaagtgggttgaagcaattactctcaaaGCTGTCACCAAAAAAGCTGTGGTAGACTTCGTGCACTCCAATATCATCTGTTGTTTCGGTActcctgcaactatcattacggataatgctgAAAACTTGAATAGTAacttgatgagggagatat CTAATGGCGTTGTCggagcagcaaacaagaacatcaagaagattttgagaaagatgatccaaagttccaggcaatggcatgaaaagttgccatttgcattgttgggatatcgcacaactGTGCGCACATCAGTTGGAGCAACCtcatatcttttggtttatggcactgaagtcgTGATACCCGccgaagttgaaatcccttctcttcgGATCATTGTAGAAGCTGAGATTGAGGATAGTGAGTGGGTGAAAGCCCATTtggaacagttaaccctgattgatgaaaaacaaATGGTTGCattctgccacgggcagttgtaccaacaaaggatggcccgtgcctacaacaagaaagtgtggcctaggaactttgaagtggggcaactcgttttgagGCGTATTCTCCCTCaccaccaggaagcaaaaggaaagttttctCCTAACTAG